A region from the Camelus ferus isolate YT-003-E chromosome 1, BCGSAC_Cfer_1.0, whole genome shotgun sequence genome encodes:
- the NMD3 gene encoding 60S ribosomal export protein NMD3 isoform X2 yields MEYMTESVTCTPGHILCCDCGVPISPNPANICVACLRSKVDISQGIPKQVSISFCKQCQRYFQPPGTWIQCALESRELLALCLKKIKAPLSKVRLVDASFVWTEPHSKRLKVKLTIQKEVMNGAILQQVFVVDYVVQPQMCGDCHRVEAKDFWKAVVQVRQKTLHKKTFYYLEQLILKYGMHQNTLRIKEIHDGLDFYYSSKQHAQKMVEFLQCTVPTRYKASQRLISQDIHSNTYNYKSTFSVEIVPICKDNVVCLSSKLAQSLGNMNQICVCIRVTSVIHLIDPNTLQVADIDGNTFWSHLFNSLCHPRQLEEFIVMDCSIVRDLKRSAGAGMISKKHTLGEVWVQKTSEMNTDKQYFCRTHLGHLLNPGDLVLGFDLANCNLNDEHVNKMKSDRIPDVVLIKKSYDRTKRQRRRNWKLKELAKERENMDADNERQYQDFLEDLEEDEAIRKNVNIYRDSTIPVESDTDDEGAPRISLAEMLEDLHISQDATGEEEFEPCVRVALGQVKHSPSKGLTV; encoded by the exons ATGGAGTATATGACAGAATCTGTCACCTGCACACCTGGACACAT cttgtGCTGCGATTGTGGTGTCCCAATTAGTCCAAATCCTGCCAATATTTGTGTGGCCTGTCTGCGAAGTAAAGTAGATATCAGCCAAGGCATTCCAAAACAAGTGTCTATATCTTTCTGCAAACAATGCCAAAG ATATTTCCAGCCACCAGGAACTTGGATACAGTGTGCGTTAGAATCCAGGGAACTTCTTGctttgtgtttgaaaaaaatcaaagccccTCTGAGTAAG GTGCGGCTTGTAGATGCAAGTTTTGTTTGGACTGAACCCCATTCCAAGAGACTTAAAGTTAAACTAACTATTCAGAAAGAG GTGATGAATGGTGCTATCCTTCAGCAAGTGTTTGTGGTGGATTATGTTGTTCAACCCCAAATGTGTGGAGACTGCCATAGAGTAGAAGCTAAGGATTTCTGGAAGGCTGTGGTTCAAGTGAGGCAAAAG ACTTTGCACAAAAAAACTTTCTACTACCTGGAACAGttgattttgaaatatgggaTGCACCAGAATACACTTCGTATCAAAGAGATTCATG atggtctGGATTTCTATTATTCCTCAAAACAACATGCTCAGAAGATGGTAGAATTTCTCCAGTGTACGGTTCCCACTAG ATACAAAGCTTCACAGAGACTCATCTCTCAGGATATCCACAGTAACACATACAATTACAAAAGCACTTTTTCTGTGGAAATTGTTCCAATATGCAAg GATAATGTTGTTTGTCTGTCTTCGAAACTGGCACAAAGCCTGGGAAACATGAACcagatttgtgtgtgtattcGAGTAACCAGCGTTATCCACCTCATAGATCCAAATACCCTACAAG TTGCAGATATTGATGGGAACACTTTTTGGAGTCATCTTTTTAATAGTTTATGCCATCCCAGACAGCTAGAGGAGTTTATTGTTATGGATTGCAGCATAGTACGAGATCTAAAACGCAGTGCAGGTGCTGGAATGATATCCAAAAAG CATACCCTCGGAGAAGTCTGGGTACAGAAAACATCTGAAATGAATACAGATAAACAGTATTTTTGCCGCACTCATTTGGGACATCTTCTAAATCCTGGAGACCTGGTGTTGGG gttTGATTTGGCCAACTGTAACTTAAATGATGAGCAtgtcaataaaatgaaatcagataGAATCCCAGATGTG GTATTAATCAAGAAGAGCTATGACCGTACCAAACGTCAACGTCGTAGAAACTGGAAACTGAAAGAGCttgcaaaagagagagaaaacatggaTGCAGATAATGAAAG GCAATACCAAGATTTCCTTGAAGATCTTGAAGAAGATGAGGCAAttagaaaaaatgtaaacatttacaGAG aTTCAACCATTCCGGTGGAAAGTGACACAGATGATGAAGGAGCACCTCGTATTAGTCTGGCGGAGATGCTTGAAGACCTTCACATTTCCCAGGATGCTACTGGTGAAGAAG
- the NMD3 gene encoding 60S ribosomal export protein NMD3 isoform X6 produces MEYMTESVTCTPGHILCCDCGVPISPNPANICVACLRSKVDISQGIPKQVSISFCKQCQRYFQPPGTWIQCALESRELLALCLKKIKAPLSKVRLVDASFVWTEPHSKRLKVKLTIQKEVMNGAILQQVFVVDYVVQPQMCGDCHRVEAKDFWKAVVQVRQKTLHKKTFYYLEQLILKYGMHQNTLRIKEIHDGLDFYYSSKQHAQKMVEFLQCTVPTRYKASQRLISQDIHSNTYNYKSTFSVEIVPICKDNVVCLSSKLAQSLGNMNQICVCIRVTSVIHLIDPNTLQVADIDGNTFWSHLFNSLCHPRQLEEFIVMDCSIVRDLKRSAGAGMISKKHTLGEVWVQKTSEMNTDKQYFCRTHLGHLLNPGDLVLGFDLANCNLNDEHVNKMKSDRIPDVVLIKKSYDRTKRQRRRNWKLKELAKERENMDADNERQYQDFLEDLEEDEAIRKNVNIYRDSTIPVESDTDDEGAPRISLAEMLEDLHISQDATGEEGW; encoded by the exons ATGGAGTATATGACAGAATCTGTCACCTGCACACCTGGACACAT cttgtGCTGCGATTGTGGTGTCCCAATTAGTCCAAATCCTGCCAATATTTGTGTGGCCTGTCTGCGAAGTAAAGTAGATATCAGCCAAGGCATTCCAAAACAAGTGTCTATATCTTTCTGCAAACAATGCCAAAG ATATTTCCAGCCACCAGGAACTTGGATACAGTGTGCGTTAGAATCCAGGGAACTTCTTGctttgtgtttgaaaaaaatcaaagccccTCTGAGTAAG GTGCGGCTTGTAGATGCAAGTTTTGTTTGGACTGAACCCCATTCCAAGAGACTTAAAGTTAAACTAACTATTCAGAAAGAG GTGATGAATGGTGCTATCCTTCAGCAAGTGTTTGTGGTGGATTATGTTGTTCAACCCCAAATGTGTGGAGACTGCCATAGAGTAGAAGCTAAGGATTTCTGGAAGGCTGTGGTTCAAGTGAGGCAAAAG ACTTTGCACAAAAAAACTTTCTACTACCTGGAACAGttgattttgaaatatgggaTGCACCAGAATACACTTCGTATCAAAGAGATTCATG atggtctGGATTTCTATTATTCCTCAAAACAACATGCTCAGAAGATGGTAGAATTTCTCCAGTGTACGGTTCCCACTAG ATACAAAGCTTCACAGAGACTCATCTCTCAGGATATCCACAGTAACACATACAATTACAAAAGCACTTTTTCTGTGGAAATTGTTCCAATATGCAAg GATAATGTTGTTTGTCTGTCTTCGAAACTGGCACAAAGCCTGGGAAACATGAACcagatttgtgtgtgtattcGAGTAACCAGCGTTATCCACCTCATAGATCCAAATACCCTACAAG TTGCAGATATTGATGGGAACACTTTTTGGAGTCATCTTTTTAATAGTTTATGCCATCCCAGACAGCTAGAGGAGTTTATTGTTATGGATTGCAGCATAGTACGAGATCTAAAACGCAGTGCAGGTGCTGGAATGATATCCAAAAAG CATACCCTCGGAGAAGTCTGGGTACAGAAAACATCTGAAATGAATACAGATAAACAGTATTTTTGCCGCACTCATTTGGGACATCTTCTAAATCCTGGAGACCTGGTGTTGGG gttTGATTTGGCCAACTGTAACTTAAATGATGAGCAtgtcaataaaatgaaatcagataGAATCCCAGATGTG GTATTAATCAAGAAGAGCTATGACCGTACCAAACGTCAACGTCGTAGAAACTGGAAACTGAAAGAGCttgcaaaagagagagaaaacatggaTGCAGATAATGAAAG GCAATACCAAGATTTCCTTGAAGATCTTGAAGAAGATGAGGCAAttagaaaaaatgtaaacatttacaGAG aTTCAACCATTCCGGTGGAAAGTGACACAGATGATGAAGGAGCACCTCGTATTAGTCTGGCGGAGATGCTTGAAGACCTTCACATTTCCCAGGATGCTACTGGTGAAGAAG
- the NMD3 gene encoding 60S ribosomal export protein NMD3 isoform X3 gives MEYMTESVTCTPGHILCCDCGVPISPNPANICVACLRSKVDISQGIPKQVSISFCKQCQRYFQPPGTWIQCALESRELLALCLKKIKAPLSKVRLVDASFVWTEPHSKRLKVKLTIQKEVMNGAILQQVFVVDYVVQPQMCGDCHRVEAKDFWKAVVQVRQKTLHKKTFYYLEQLILKYGMHQNTLRIKEIHDGLDFYYSSKQHAQKMVEFLQCTVPTRYKASQRLISQDIHSNTYNYKSTFSVEIVPICKDNVVCLSSKLAQSLGNMNQICVCIRVTSVIHLIDPNTLQVADIDGNTFWSHLFNSLCHPRQLEEFIVMDCSIVRDLKRSAGAGMISKKHTLGEVWVQKTSEMNTDKQYFCRTHLGHLLNPGDLVLGFDLANCNLNDEHVNKMKSDRIPDVVLIKKSYDRTKRQRRRNWKLKELAKERENMDADNERQYQDFLEDLEEDEAIRKNVNIYRDSTIPVESDTDDEGAPRISLAEMLEDLHISQDATGEEGTMCFNGSGLPWDDGLPEETK, from the exons ATGGAGTATATGACAGAATCTGTCACCTGCACACCTGGACACAT cttgtGCTGCGATTGTGGTGTCCCAATTAGTCCAAATCCTGCCAATATTTGTGTGGCCTGTCTGCGAAGTAAAGTAGATATCAGCCAAGGCATTCCAAAACAAGTGTCTATATCTTTCTGCAAACAATGCCAAAG ATATTTCCAGCCACCAGGAACTTGGATACAGTGTGCGTTAGAATCCAGGGAACTTCTTGctttgtgtttgaaaaaaatcaaagccccTCTGAGTAAG GTGCGGCTTGTAGATGCAAGTTTTGTTTGGACTGAACCCCATTCCAAGAGACTTAAAGTTAAACTAACTATTCAGAAAGAG GTGATGAATGGTGCTATCCTTCAGCAAGTGTTTGTGGTGGATTATGTTGTTCAACCCCAAATGTGTGGAGACTGCCATAGAGTAGAAGCTAAGGATTTCTGGAAGGCTGTGGTTCAAGTGAGGCAAAAG ACTTTGCACAAAAAAACTTTCTACTACCTGGAACAGttgattttgaaatatgggaTGCACCAGAATACACTTCGTATCAAAGAGATTCATG atggtctGGATTTCTATTATTCCTCAAAACAACATGCTCAGAAGATGGTAGAATTTCTCCAGTGTACGGTTCCCACTAG ATACAAAGCTTCACAGAGACTCATCTCTCAGGATATCCACAGTAACACATACAATTACAAAAGCACTTTTTCTGTGGAAATTGTTCCAATATGCAAg GATAATGTTGTTTGTCTGTCTTCGAAACTGGCACAAAGCCTGGGAAACATGAACcagatttgtgtgtgtattcGAGTAACCAGCGTTATCCACCTCATAGATCCAAATACCCTACAAG TTGCAGATATTGATGGGAACACTTTTTGGAGTCATCTTTTTAATAGTTTATGCCATCCCAGACAGCTAGAGGAGTTTATTGTTATGGATTGCAGCATAGTACGAGATCTAAAACGCAGTGCAGGTGCTGGAATGATATCCAAAAAG CATACCCTCGGAGAAGTCTGGGTACAGAAAACATCTGAAATGAATACAGATAAACAGTATTTTTGCCGCACTCATTTGGGACATCTTCTAAATCCTGGAGACCTGGTGTTGGG gttTGATTTGGCCAACTGTAACTTAAATGATGAGCAtgtcaataaaatgaaatcagataGAATCCCAGATGTG GTATTAATCAAGAAGAGCTATGACCGTACCAAACGTCAACGTCGTAGAAACTGGAAACTGAAAGAGCttgcaaaagagagagaaaacatggaTGCAGATAATGAAAG GCAATACCAAGATTTCCTTGAAGATCTTGAAGAAGATGAGGCAAttagaaaaaatgtaaacatttacaGAG aTTCAACCATTCCGGTGGAAAGTGACACAGATGATGAAGGAGCACCTCGTATTAGTCTGGCGGAGATGCTTGAAGACCTTCACATTTCCCAGGATGCTACTGGTGAAGAAG
- the NMD3 gene encoding 60S ribosomal export protein NMD3 isoform X4, whose protein sequence is MEYMTESVTCTPGHILCCDCGVPISPNPANICVACLRSKVDISQGIPKQVSISFCKQCQRYFQPPGTWIQCALESRELLALCLKKIKAPLSKVRLVDASFVWTEPHSKRLKVKLTIQKEVMNGAILQQVFVVDYVVQPQMCGDCHRVEAKDFWKAVVQVRQKTLHKKTFYYLEQLILKYGMHQNTLRIKEIHDGLDFYYSSKQHAQKMVEFLQCTVPTRYKASQRLISQDIHSNTYNYKSTFSVEIVPICKDNVVCLSSKLAQSLGNMNQICVCIRVTSVIHLIDPNTLQVADIDGNTFWSHLFNSLCHPRQLEEFIVMDCSIVRDLKRSAGAGMISKKHTLGEVWVQKTSEMNTDKQYFCRTHLGHLLNPGDLVLGFDLANCNLNDEHVNKMKSDRIPDVVLIKKSYDRTKRQRRRNWKLKELAKERENMDADNERQYQDFLEDLEEDEAIRKNVNIYRDSTIPVESDTDDEGAPRISLAEMLEDLHISQDATGEEGRT, encoded by the exons ATGGAGTATATGACAGAATCTGTCACCTGCACACCTGGACACAT cttgtGCTGCGATTGTGGTGTCCCAATTAGTCCAAATCCTGCCAATATTTGTGTGGCCTGTCTGCGAAGTAAAGTAGATATCAGCCAAGGCATTCCAAAACAAGTGTCTATATCTTTCTGCAAACAATGCCAAAG ATATTTCCAGCCACCAGGAACTTGGATACAGTGTGCGTTAGAATCCAGGGAACTTCTTGctttgtgtttgaaaaaaatcaaagccccTCTGAGTAAG GTGCGGCTTGTAGATGCAAGTTTTGTTTGGACTGAACCCCATTCCAAGAGACTTAAAGTTAAACTAACTATTCAGAAAGAG GTGATGAATGGTGCTATCCTTCAGCAAGTGTTTGTGGTGGATTATGTTGTTCAACCCCAAATGTGTGGAGACTGCCATAGAGTAGAAGCTAAGGATTTCTGGAAGGCTGTGGTTCAAGTGAGGCAAAAG ACTTTGCACAAAAAAACTTTCTACTACCTGGAACAGttgattttgaaatatgggaTGCACCAGAATACACTTCGTATCAAAGAGATTCATG atggtctGGATTTCTATTATTCCTCAAAACAACATGCTCAGAAGATGGTAGAATTTCTCCAGTGTACGGTTCCCACTAG ATACAAAGCTTCACAGAGACTCATCTCTCAGGATATCCACAGTAACACATACAATTACAAAAGCACTTTTTCTGTGGAAATTGTTCCAATATGCAAg GATAATGTTGTTTGTCTGTCTTCGAAACTGGCACAAAGCCTGGGAAACATGAACcagatttgtgtgtgtattcGAGTAACCAGCGTTATCCACCTCATAGATCCAAATACCCTACAAG TTGCAGATATTGATGGGAACACTTTTTGGAGTCATCTTTTTAATAGTTTATGCCATCCCAGACAGCTAGAGGAGTTTATTGTTATGGATTGCAGCATAGTACGAGATCTAAAACGCAGTGCAGGTGCTGGAATGATATCCAAAAAG CATACCCTCGGAGAAGTCTGGGTACAGAAAACATCTGAAATGAATACAGATAAACAGTATTTTTGCCGCACTCATTTGGGACATCTTCTAAATCCTGGAGACCTGGTGTTGGG gttTGATTTGGCCAACTGTAACTTAAATGATGAGCAtgtcaataaaatgaaatcagataGAATCCCAGATGTG GTATTAATCAAGAAGAGCTATGACCGTACCAAACGTCAACGTCGTAGAAACTGGAAACTGAAAGAGCttgcaaaagagagagaaaacatggaTGCAGATAATGAAAG GCAATACCAAGATTTCCTTGAAGATCTTGAAGAAGATGAGGCAAttagaaaaaatgtaaacatttacaGAG aTTCAACCATTCCGGTGGAAAGTGACACAGATGATGAAGGAGCACCTCGTATTAGTCTGGCGGAGATGCTTGAAGACCTTCACATTTCCCAGGATGCTACTGGTGAAGAAG
- the NMD3 gene encoding 60S ribosomal export protein NMD3 isoform X5, which yields MEYMTESVTCTPGHILCCDCGVPISPNPANICVACLRSKVDISQGIPKQVSISFCKQCQRYFQPPGTWIQCALESRELLALCLKKIKAPLSKVRLVDASFVWTEPHSKRLKVKLTIQKEVMNGAILQQVFVVDYVVQPQMCGDCHRVEAKDFWKAVVQVRQKTLHKKTFYYLEQLILKYGMHQNTLRIKEIHDGLDFYYSSKQHAQKMVEFLQCTVPTRYKASQRLISQDIHSNTYNYKSTFSVEIVPICKDNVVCLSSKLAQSLGNMNQICVCIRVTSVIHLIDPNTLQVADIDGNTFWSHLFNSLCHPRQLEEFIVMDCSIVRDLKRSAGAGMISKKHTLGEVWVQKTSEMNTDKQYFCRTHLGHLLNPGDLVLGFDLANCNLNDEHVNKMKSDRIPDVVLIKKSYDRTKRQRRRNWKLKELAKERENMDADNERQYQDFLEDLEEDEAIRKNVNIYRDSTIPVESDTDDEGAPRISLAEMLEDLHISQDATGEEEC from the exons ATGGAGTATATGACAGAATCTGTCACCTGCACACCTGGACACAT cttgtGCTGCGATTGTGGTGTCCCAATTAGTCCAAATCCTGCCAATATTTGTGTGGCCTGTCTGCGAAGTAAAGTAGATATCAGCCAAGGCATTCCAAAACAAGTGTCTATATCTTTCTGCAAACAATGCCAAAG ATATTTCCAGCCACCAGGAACTTGGATACAGTGTGCGTTAGAATCCAGGGAACTTCTTGctttgtgtttgaaaaaaatcaaagccccTCTGAGTAAG GTGCGGCTTGTAGATGCAAGTTTTGTTTGGACTGAACCCCATTCCAAGAGACTTAAAGTTAAACTAACTATTCAGAAAGAG GTGATGAATGGTGCTATCCTTCAGCAAGTGTTTGTGGTGGATTATGTTGTTCAACCCCAAATGTGTGGAGACTGCCATAGAGTAGAAGCTAAGGATTTCTGGAAGGCTGTGGTTCAAGTGAGGCAAAAG ACTTTGCACAAAAAAACTTTCTACTACCTGGAACAGttgattttgaaatatgggaTGCACCAGAATACACTTCGTATCAAAGAGATTCATG atggtctGGATTTCTATTATTCCTCAAAACAACATGCTCAGAAGATGGTAGAATTTCTCCAGTGTACGGTTCCCACTAG ATACAAAGCTTCACAGAGACTCATCTCTCAGGATATCCACAGTAACACATACAATTACAAAAGCACTTTTTCTGTGGAAATTGTTCCAATATGCAAg GATAATGTTGTTTGTCTGTCTTCGAAACTGGCACAAAGCCTGGGAAACATGAACcagatttgtgtgtgtattcGAGTAACCAGCGTTATCCACCTCATAGATCCAAATACCCTACAAG TTGCAGATATTGATGGGAACACTTTTTGGAGTCATCTTTTTAATAGTTTATGCCATCCCAGACAGCTAGAGGAGTTTATTGTTATGGATTGCAGCATAGTACGAGATCTAAAACGCAGTGCAGGTGCTGGAATGATATCCAAAAAG CATACCCTCGGAGAAGTCTGGGTACAGAAAACATCTGAAATGAATACAGATAAACAGTATTTTTGCCGCACTCATTTGGGACATCTTCTAAATCCTGGAGACCTGGTGTTGGG gttTGATTTGGCCAACTGTAACTTAAATGATGAGCAtgtcaataaaatgaaatcagataGAATCCCAGATGTG GTATTAATCAAGAAGAGCTATGACCGTACCAAACGTCAACGTCGTAGAAACTGGAAACTGAAAGAGCttgcaaaagagagagaaaacatggaTGCAGATAATGAAAG GCAATACCAAGATTTCCTTGAAGATCTTGAAGAAGATGAGGCAAttagaaaaaatgtaaacatttacaGAG aTTCAACCATTCCGGTGGAAAGTGACACAGATGATGAAGGAGCACCTCGTATTAGTCTGGCGGAGATGCTTGAAGACCTTCACATTTCCCAGGATGCTACTGGTGAAGAAG